A single Myxococcales bacterium DNA region contains:
- a CDS encoding FAD-binding oxidoreductase, protein MTLTAELARLVGAEHVRAVPGQPAWIVTPASPAEVADVIRTAADAGAAVVPVGAGFRAARVRALGERPRVHIATERLDQVVQLDETSLLCDVQAGLTGLALEQVLAPRGLSIGDYPPGILASSIGGLIGVRTPGKSSARHGFFDEAVAGVSAVLADGRTIHTRVAPRRSTGPDLARALCGSEGTLGFITGATLRLHRRAEARLLAAFILPTVDAAIAAAFLAMREECAPAGLRIVDAVEARAHFPEVALAPGEAI, encoded by the coding sequence GTGACGCTCACCGCCGAGCTGGCGCGGCTGGTCGGGGCCGAGCACGTGCGCGCCGTGCCGGGGCAGCCGGCCTGGATCGTCACGCCGGCGTCGCCGGCCGAGGTCGCCGACGTCATCCGCACCGCCGCCGACGCCGGCGCCGCGGTCGTGCCGGTCGGCGCCGGGTTCCGGGCGGCGCGGGTCCGCGCGCTGGGCGAGCGCCCGCGCGTGCACATCGCCACCGAGCGCCTCGATCAGGTGGTGCAGCTCGACGAGACCTCGCTCCTGTGCGACGTGCAGGCCGGGCTCACCGGGCTCGCGCTCGAGCAGGTGCTGGCCCCGCGCGGGCTGTCGATCGGCGACTACCCGCCCGGCATCCTGGCCTCGTCGATCGGCGGGCTGATCGGCGTGCGCACCCCGGGCAAGTCGTCGGCGCGCCACGGCTTCTTCGACGAGGCGGTCGCGGGCGTGTCGGCGGTCCTGGCCGACGGCCGCACGATCCACACCCGGGTCGCGCCGCGGCGCTCGACCGGCCCCGACCTGGCGCGCGCGCTGTGCGGCAGCGAGGGCACGCTCGGGTTCATCACCGGCGCGACGCTGCGCCTCCACCGTCGGGCCGAGGCGCGGCTGCTGGCCGCGTTCATCCTGCCCACCGTCGACGCCGCGATCGCCGCCGCGTTCCTCGCGATGCGCGAGGAGTGCGCGCCGGCCGGGCTGCGCATCGTCGACGCGGTCGAGGCCCGGGCCCACTTCCCCGAGGTCGCGCTGGCCCCGGGCGAGGCCATC
- a CDS encoding FAD-binding oxidoreductase, which translates to MVADADRVRRELEAIVGPRRVSLRPGDLDTYARDMWPRLLLARRAGAPPASLPTAVVWPETVREVAAIVRAARALGVPIIPYGGGSGVCGGVVPVFGGITVDTKRMAALRGIRGTDHVCDVEAGLSGERFERELARRGYTFGNFPSSIYCSTVGGWLATRAAGQLSTKYGKVEDRVAGLTMVTGTGEVVDTDGPRRALGGPDWTQLVLGSEGTLGIITSARLRLASAPQLRVFRGFEVDNVAAGVEALRRVLQRGLRPSVVRLYDELDTFVNSFSGHHHDQAAADFAHTHAPAPLPGEGSLPPLPPPPRPTDDDGPLERLMRLARRKKDGLRGDAFTALLDRPRLINSVVGAVAEKIARKGCKLIIGLEGARLRTEVEAALTFAELERAGARDLGEEPGRAWLARRYAVSYKMSPVFRDGAFVDTMEVATRWSQLLDLYYSVRAAIGRHAVVMAHFSHAYTEGCSIYFTFAAHAEDRAASERRYDAIWRDGLEAATRVGATISHHHGVGLLRAPFMAGEHREAMAILTALKHSFDPDDVMNPGKLGLTSRRGRAP; encoded by the coding sequence ATGGTCGCCGACGCCGACCGCGTCCGCCGCGAGCTCGAAGCCATCGTCGGGCCGCGCCGCGTGTCGTTGCGCCCGGGCGACCTCGACACCTACGCGCGCGACATGTGGCCACGGCTGCTGCTGGCCCGCCGCGCCGGCGCGCCGCCGGCGTCGCTGCCGACCGCGGTGGTGTGGCCCGAGACCGTGCGCGAGGTCGCGGCGATCGTCCGGGCCGCCCGCGCCCTGGGCGTGCCGATCATCCCCTACGGCGGCGGCTCGGGCGTGTGCGGCGGCGTCGTGCCGGTGTTCGGCGGGATCACCGTCGACACCAAGCGCATGGCCGCGCTGCGCGGGATCCGCGGCACCGACCACGTCTGCGACGTCGAGGCCGGGCTGTCGGGCGAGCGGTTCGAGCGCGAGCTGGCCCGGCGCGGCTACACGTTCGGCAACTTCCCGTCGTCGATCTACTGCTCGACCGTGGGCGGCTGGCTGGCCACCCGCGCCGCCGGCCAGCTCTCGACCAAGTACGGCAAGGTCGAGGATCGGGTCGCGGGCCTGACCATGGTCACCGGCACCGGCGAGGTGGTCGACACCGACGGCCCACGCCGCGCGCTCGGCGGCCCCGACTGGACCCAGCTCGTGCTCGGCAGCGAGGGCACGCTCGGGATCATCACCTCGGCCCGGCTGCGGCTGGCGTCGGCGCCGCAGCTGCGCGTGTTCCGCGGGTTCGAGGTCGACAACGTCGCCGCCGGGGTCGAGGCGCTGCGGCGGGTGCTGCAGCGCGGGCTGCGCCCGTCGGTCGTCCGCCTGTACGACGAGCTCGACACGTTCGTGAACAGCTTCAGCGGCCACCACCACGATCAGGCCGCCGCCGACTTCGCGCACACCCACGCGCCGGCGCCGCTGCCGGGCGAGGGCTCGCTGCCGCCGCTGCCGCCGCCGCCGCGGCCGACCGACGACGACGGCCCGCTCGAGCGGCTGATGCGCCTGGCCCGGCGCAAGAAGGACGGCCTGCGCGGCGACGCCTTCACCGCGCTGCTCGATCGCCCGCGCCTGATCAACAGCGTCGTCGGCGCGGTCGCCGAGAAGATCGCGCGCAAGGGCTGCAAGCTGATCATCGGGCTCGAGGGCGCGCGCCTGCGCACCGAGGTCGAGGCCGCGCTGACGTTCGCCGAGCTCGAGCGCGCCGGCGCCCGCGATCTGGGCGAGGAGCCGGGCCGGGCCTGGCTCGCGCGCCGCTACGCCGTCAGCTACAAGATGTCGCCGGTGTTCCGCGACGGCGCGTTCGTCGACACGATGGAGGTCGCGACCCGCTGGAGCCAGCTCCTGGACCTCTACTACTCGGTCCGCGCCGCGATCGGCCGCCACGCCGTGGTCATGGCCCACTTCTCCCACGCCTACACCGAGGGCTGCTCGATCTACTTCACGTTCGCGGCCCACGCCGAGGATCGCGCGGCCAGCGAGCGCCGCTACGACGCGATCTGGCGCGACGGCCTCGAGGCCGCGACCCGGGTCGGCGCCACGATCAGCCACCACCACGGCGTCGGGCTCTTGCGCGCGCCGTTCATGGCCGGCGAGCACCGCGAGGCCATGGCGATCCTGACCGCGCTCAAGCACAGCTTCGATCCCGACGACGTCATGAACCCCGGCAAGCTCGGGCTGACCTCGCGGCGGGGGCGCGCGCCGTGA
- a CDS encoding 3-hydroxyacyl-CoA dehydrogenase family protein, giving the protein MTSADRFAAERIHRIAVIGAGTMGHGIAHVAALAGHEVRLYDVTAAAAEAGRAKVVANLGKGVALGKLTGEAQDAALGRLTATGDLAAAAAEVDLVIEAVPEQLELKQRLFRELDQAAPAHALLASNTSSLSLAGIAGAVADPARVVGMHFFNPVHLMKLVEVVRHAGTDASAVATAVALAERWGKTPITVKDSPGFASSRLGIALGMEAIRMVEEGVATVEDVDTAMKLGYGHPMGPLELTDLVGLDVRLGIAEYLADALGVSFEPPELLRRMVAAGTLGKKSGQGFYRWVDGKRA; this is encoded by the coding sequence ATGACCAGCGCCGACCGCTTCGCCGCCGAACGCATCCACCGGATCGCCGTGATCGGCGCCGGCACCATGGGCCACGGGATCGCGCACGTCGCCGCGCTGGCCGGCCACGAGGTGCGGCTCTACGACGTGACCGCGGCGGCGGCCGAGGCCGGGCGCGCCAAGGTGGTGGCCAACCTCGGCAAGGGCGTGGCGCTGGGCAAGCTGACCGGCGAGGCCCAGGACGCGGCGCTGGGGCGCCTGACCGCGACCGGCGACCTCGCCGCGGCCGCGGCCGAGGTCGACCTGGTCATCGAGGCGGTGCCCGAGCAGCTCGAGCTCAAGCAGCGGTTGTTCCGCGAGCTCGATCAGGCCGCGCCGGCGCACGCGCTCCTGGCCTCGAACACCTCGTCGCTGTCGCTGGCGGGGATCGCCGGCGCGGTCGCCGATCCCGCCCGCGTGGTGGGCATGCACTTCTTCAACCCGGTCCACCTGATGAAGCTGGTCGAGGTCGTGCGCCACGCCGGCACCGACGCCAGCGCGGTCGCGACCGCCGTGGCGCTGGCCGAGCGCTGGGGCAAGACCCCGATCACCGTCAAGGACAGCCCCGGGTTCGCGTCGAGCCGGCTCGGCATCGCGCTGGGCATGGAGGCGATCCGCATGGTCGAGGAGGGCGTCGCCACGGTCGAGGACGTCGACACCGCGATGAAGCTGGGCTACGGCCACCCGATGGGGCCGCTCGAGCTGACCGATCTGGTCGGGCTCGACGTGCGGCTCGGCATCGCCGAGTACCTGGCGGACGCGCTCGGCGTCAGCTTCGAGCCGCCCGAGCTGCTGCGGCGCATGGTCGCCGCGGGCACGCTCGGCAAGAAGTCCGGCCAGGGCTTCTACCGCTGGGTCGACGGCAAGCGCGCCTGA
- a CDS encoding M23 family metallopeptidase translates to MVSVRTLSAVTLGVALATTAAPARAVPDGAAAAPADVVASVDRVTAQLAAWMTLPPTRAAWTVTLAQLPLELVVRTRDALAAITDRAPAVLALLPAPAIPDLTILATSPVPGAENSGFGWRRHPILRYVKFHKGTDFRADRGTPVYAAGTGVVAFAGVKGGYGKVIFLDHGGGVVTRYAHLSSIDVKVGLAVAGNTRIGRVGSTGRATGPHLHFEVRLDGRAVDPNVAMQVALLQRTDPMAARLAAWSLTPAAQDQKIDRHDPAHGRPGARDRKHGRPERRHAPRRDRNRV, encoded by the coding sequence ATGGTCTCCGTCCGCACGCTCAGCGCCGTGACCCTCGGTGTGGCCCTCGCCACCACCGCGGCGCCGGCCCGCGCGGTCCCGGACGGGGCGGCCGCCGCGCCCGCCGACGTCGTCGCCTCGGTCGATCGCGTGACCGCGCAGCTCGCCGCCTGGATGACGCTGCCGCCGACCCGCGCCGCGTGGACCGTCACCCTCGCGCAGCTGCCGCTCGAGCTGGTGGTGCGCACCCGCGACGCCCTCGCCGCGATCACCGATCGCGCCCCGGCGGTCCTGGCGCTCCTGCCGGCGCCCGCGATCCCCGACCTGACGATCCTCGCCACCTCGCCCGTGCCCGGCGCCGAGAACTCCGGCTTCGGCTGGCGTCGCCATCCGATCCTCCGCTACGTCAAGTTCCACAAGGGCACCGACTTCCGCGCCGATCGCGGCACGCCGGTCTACGCCGCCGGCACCGGCGTCGTCGCGTTCGCCGGCGTCAAGGGCGGCTACGGCAAGGTCATCTTCCTCGATCACGGCGGCGGCGTCGTCACGCGCTACGCCCACCTGTCGTCGATCGACGTCAAGGTCGGCCTCGCGGTCGCCGGCAACACCCGCATCGGGCGGGTCGGCTCGACCGGCCGCGCCACCGGCCCGCACCTGCACTTCGAGGTCCGCCTCGACGGCCGCGCGGTCGATCCCAACGTGGCGATGCAGGTCGCGCTGCTGCAGCGCACCGATCCGATGGCCGCGCGCCTGGCCGCGTGGTCGCTCACGCCCGCGGCCCAGGACCAGAAGATCGATCGCCACGACCCCGCGCACGGGCGCCCCGGCGCGCGCGATCGCAAGCACGGTCGGCCCGAGCGGCGCCACGCGCCCCGCCGCGATCGCAACCGCGTCTGA
- a CDS encoding FecR domain-containing protein produces the protein MIRPGAALLAGALAVVAVVAVVAVVACKSQRAAPVATLAEGQGAVTREHGGADAAAPLGQPFVLGDAVRTGASAWARLQLRGGPIVRLGADSMVRFVAAGTRLERGEAAAEGQPITIITEAGVAVIEAGGTLRAVSADGTIRFEVSIGRAVIQRDDGPVTLEAGGQLVVAIGGAVIEQLGPAPADPPPPPPPPPVAATDLTATVRGKGVTARTGAAAPRPVPAGVAQVAAGDTIKLPKGATLELARGNDVATAVGPAELTIGAPGGPIASGVTGTTTVRARDAEVAVAVPGGAIVVPAGGAAAISIGRAETLARIERGDVAIDGDVSDASARPGETGVHARTGEASVRDPVPTRFDVEVAPGEGAVIHDPSKKVAVRIDFAALCGGPGVVELADARGSFAAPRRMGGATGAGFFAGAGATRYKVRCDSGASKAGSVRVAGDTGAAPVVRTAPTNDIEADGRKYMVSYQNRIPQITIRWREVKGASTLKVQPAKGPAQTFTATGGAHVLAPGSLPEGSYTFYVVSGTRTSPPTTLTIDFDNAAPTAQITTPPPHAAWPDPLTVAGVTAEGWSVAVDGKPASRDGSGRFRAEVATAGKDAIAIRLAHPQHGVHYYLRRRR, from the coding sequence ATGATCCGGCCCGGCGCGGCGTTGCTCGCCGGCGCGCTCGCGGTGGTCGCGGTGGTCGCGGTGGTCGCGGTGGTCGCGTGCAAGAGCCAGCGCGCGGCCCCGGTGGCCACGCTGGCCGAGGGCCAGGGCGCGGTCACCCGCGAGCACGGCGGCGCCGACGCCGCGGCGCCGCTGGGCCAGCCGTTCGTCCTCGGCGACGCGGTCCGCACCGGCGCCAGCGCCTGGGCCCGGCTGCAGCTCCGCGGCGGGCCGATCGTGCGGCTCGGCGCCGACAGCATGGTCCGGTTCGTCGCGGCCGGCACCCGGCTCGAGCGCGGCGAGGCCGCGGCCGAGGGCCAGCCGATCACGATCATCACCGAGGCCGGCGTCGCGGTCATCGAGGCCGGCGGCACGCTGCGCGCGGTCAGCGCCGACGGCACGATCCGGTTCGAGGTCTCGATCGGCCGCGCGGTGATCCAGCGCGACGACGGCCCGGTCACGCTCGAGGCCGGCGGCCAGCTCGTCGTCGCGATCGGCGGCGCGGTGATCGAGCAGCTCGGCCCGGCGCCCGCGGACCCGCCGCCGCCGCCGCCACCGCCGCCGGTCGCGGCCACCGATCTCACGGCCACCGTGCGCGGCAAGGGCGTGACCGCGCGCACCGGCGCCGCGGCGCCGCGGCCGGTGCCCGCCGGCGTCGCCCAGGTCGCCGCCGGCGACACGATCAAGCTGCCCAAGGGCGCGACCCTCGAGCTGGCGCGCGGCAACGACGTCGCCACCGCGGTCGGCCCGGCCGAGCTGACGATCGGCGCGCCCGGCGGCCCGATCGCCAGCGGCGTCACCGGCACGACGACCGTGCGCGCGCGCGACGCCGAGGTCGCGGTCGCCGTGCCCGGCGGCGCGATCGTCGTGCCCGCCGGCGGCGCCGCCGCGATCTCGATCGGGCGCGCCGAGACCCTGGCGCGGATCGAGCGCGGCGACGTGGCGATCGACGGCGACGTCAGCGACGCCAGCGCGCGCCCGGGCGAGACCGGCGTGCACGCGCGCACCGGCGAGGCCTCGGTCCGCGACCCGGTGCCGACCCGCTTCGACGTCGAGGTCGCGCCCGGCGAGGGCGCGGTCATCCACGACCCCAGCAAGAAGGTCGCGGTCCGGATCGACTTCGCGGCGCTGTGCGGCGGCCCCGGCGTGGTCGAGCTGGCCGACGCCCGGGGCTCGTTCGCGGCGCCCCGGCGCATGGGCGGCGCCACCGGCGCGGGCTTCTTCGCTGGCGCCGGCGCCACCCGCTACAAGGTCCGCTGCGACAGCGGCGCCAGCAAGGCCGGCTCGGTGCGCGTCGCCGGCGACACCGGCGCGGCGCCGGTGGTGCGGACCGCGCCGACCAACGACATCGAGGCCGACGGCCGCAAGTACATGGTCAGCTACCAGAACCGCATCCCGCAGATCACGATCCGCTGGCGCGAGGTCAAGGGCGCGTCGACGCTCAAGGTGCAGCCGGCCAAGGGCCCGGCCCAGACCTTCACCGCCACCGGTGGCGCCCACGTGCTCGCGCCCGGCAGCCTGCCCGAGGGCAGCTACACGTTCTACGTCGTGTCCGGAACCCGGACGTCGCCGCCGACGACGCTCACGATCGACTTCGACAACGCCGCGCCGACCGCGCAGATCACGACGCCGCCGCCCCACGCCGCGTGGCCCGATCCGCTGACCGTCGCCGGCGTGACCGCCGAGGGCTGGAGCGTCGCCGTCGACGGCAAGCCGGCCAGCCGCGACGGCAGCGGCCGCTTCCGCGCCGAGGTCGCCACCGCCGGCAAGGACGCGATCGCGATCCGGCTGGCCCACCCGCAGCACGGCGTCCACTACTACCTGCGCCGCCGCCGGTAG
- a CDS encoding carboxypeptidase regulatory-like domain-containing protein codes for MSPRSIALSILLATAAVIAPAAADDGIPALGRVRAIGPGPTLSAALASGYGFTGDVLAQDDRHHRASGDVVVAVRALPWLELTGRLAGRYDLHTGGVNDDGLIGDPRLGVTVGGALGAGDALALRLGVWLPGADAPSVEPAAATVDASVVYTRTVGATAITATAGFRYDNSTESVDAATLSASDRLGLGLSDANAALIGLGVNHRAAAWQWFGELSGEVLIGDGAPATLASPLRAGVGVRRALDRSLTLEGLVELGLSQRPDLMALAPDQLVDVEPRVAIAIGLAWRPAPPRPTVIAPPPPPPPIDEPPPPPPLPTTGPLTGRVLDDSGAPLPDTTITIGGATLLTGDDGTFAAPDLGVGAVEIAAERGGYEPAQATVTIVGGVGATVELVLVRIKPNSQIRGLVRDFGGKGLAAKVRIEPIGLDVTSAADGSFAVDVPPGTYTVTVTLPGYRSQKKTAVVVEGGVPILNIELVKGRR; via the coding sequence ATGTCCCCACGCTCGATCGCGCTGTCCATCCTGCTCGCCACCGCCGCGGTCATCGCGCCCGCGGCCGCTGACGACGGGATCCCCGCGCTCGGGCGCGTGCGCGCGATCGGGCCCGGCCCGACGTTGTCGGCGGCGCTGGCCTCGGGCTACGGCTTCACCGGCGACGTGCTCGCGCAGGACGATCGCCACCACCGCGCCAGCGGCGACGTCGTCGTCGCGGTCCGCGCGCTGCCGTGGCTCGAGCTGACCGGCCGCCTGGCCGGCCGCTACGATCTCCACACCGGCGGCGTCAACGACGACGGCCTGATCGGCGATCCGCGCCTCGGCGTCACCGTCGGCGGCGCGCTCGGCGCTGGCGACGCGCTCGCCCTGCGCCTGGGCGTGTGGCTGCCGGGCGCCGACGCCCCGTCGGTCGAGCCCGCGGCCGCGACCGTCGACGCCAGCGTGGTCTACACCCGCACGGTCGGCGCCACCGCCATCACCGCGACCGCCGGCTTCCGCTACGACAACTCGACCGAGTCGGTCGACGCCGCGACGCTGTCCGCGTCCGATCGCCTGGGCCTCGGGCTGTCCGACGCCAACGCCGCCCTGATCGGGCTCGGCGTCAACCACCGGGCCGCGGCCTGGCAGTGGTTCGGCGAGCTCTCGGGCGAGGTGCTGATCGGCGACGGCGCGCCGGCGACGCTCGCGAGCCCGCTGCGGGCCGGCGTCGGCGTGCGCCGCGCGCTCGATCGCTCGCTGACCCTCGAGGGCCTGGTCGAGCTCGGGCTGAGCCAGCGCCCCGACCTGATGGCGCTCGCGCCCGACCAGCTCGTCGACGTCGAGCCGCGGGTGGCCATCGCGATCGGCCTGGCCTGGCGCCCGGCGCCGCCGCGGCCCACGGTGATCGCGCCGCCGCCGCCGCCGCCGCCGATCGACGAGCCGCCGCCGCCGCCGCCGCTCCCGACCACCGGGCCGCTGACCGGCCGGGTCCTCGACGACAGCGGCGCGCCGCTGCCCGACACGACGATCACGATCGGCGGCGCCACGCTGCTCACCGGCGACGACGGCACGTTCGCCGCGCCCGACCTCGGCGTCGGCGCGGTCGAGATCGCCGCCGAACGCGGCGGCTACGAGCCGGCCCAGGCCACCGTGACGATCGTCGGCGGCGTCGGCGCCACGGTCGAGCTGGTGCTGGTGCGGATCAAGCCCAACTCGCAGATCCGCGGGCTGGTCCGCGACTTCGGCGGCAAGGGCCTGGCGGCGAAGGTCCGCATCGAGCCGATCGGGCTCGACGTCACCTCGGCCGCCGACGGCTCGTTCGCGGTCGACGTGCCGCCCGGCACGTACACGGTCACGGTGACCCTGCCCGGGTACCGCAGCCAGAAGAAGACCGCGGTCGTGGTCGAGGGCGGCGTGCCGATCCTCAACATCGAGCTGGTGAAGGGCCGGCGATGA
- a CDS encoding protein kinase translates to MDDALAAGTRVGRYEIVRRLAIGGMAEIYLARMTGLAGFAKHVVLKRILPSYAKDAEFVRMFLNEARYAATLDHPNISHVYDFGEEGGLYYYAMEYLHGDDCRALLRELAHKRARMPVAHALTIVVGAATGCHFAHELVGDDGQPLGLVHRDVSPSNVVITYAGAVKLVDFGIAKATQREDATAAGVTKGKIAYMAPEQCRAEALDRRVDVYALGVLLYELTTQRRAFTADNDAAIIWAVMSGSVTWPTQLDPEYPPALEEIVKRAMHFDRAQRYATARDLAEALEAYAHAHGHTLAPSRLAEFFTETMGARPEPWRDRPESSDGRASTATPSPSASTSILTRSSDVPTSTPPGFVRAPLAPAPTTDATPMATPAPPTRAARTPWIVASVTVLVAGAAVAYALSRRGDDAGAAPVTMVTERGTASVELLDGGPAVAPPVVEVDAGPAAPAPDAAVRARPPSRPPPAAGDPLSAAFERRQGEVSACVQRHATPDTAPAQIVLRFEIDARGTPTKVDVMPAAVAATPLGACVASVGRATKFPAQAAPTAFRIAVAVKQHP, encoded by the coding sequence ATGGACGACGCCCTGGCGGCAGGCACCCGCGTCGGACGCTACGAGATCGTCCGACGGCTCGCGATCGGCGGGATGGCCGAGATCTACCTCGCGCGCATGACCGGCCTGGCCGGCTTCGCCAAGCACGTCGTGCTCAAGCGGATCCTGCCCAGCTACGCCAAGGACGCCGAGTTCGTCCGGATGTTCCTGAACGAGGCCCGCTACGCCGCCACGCTCGATCACCCGAACATCTCGCACGTCTACGATTTCGGCGAGGAGGGCGGCCTCTACTACTACGCGATGGAGTACCTGCACGGCGACGACTGCCGGGCGCTGCTCCGCGAGCTCGCGCACAAGCGCGCGCGCATGCCCGTGGCCCACGCCCTGACGATCGTCGTCGGCGCCGCCACCGGCTGCCACTTCGCCCACGAGCTGGTCGGCGACGACGGCCAGCCGCTGGGCCTGGTCCACCGCGACGTCTCGCCGTCGAACGTCGTCATCACCTACGCCGGCGCGGTCAAGCTGGTCGACTTCGGCATCGCCAAGGCCACGCAGCGCGAGGACGCGACCGCGGCCGGCGTGACCAAGGGCAAGATCGCCTACATGGCGCCCGAGCAGTGCCGGGCCGAGGCGCTCGACCGCCGCGTCGACGTCTACGCGCTCGGCGTCCTGCTCTACGAGCTGACCACCCAGCGCCGGGCCTTCACCGCCGACAACGACGCCGCGATCATCTGGGCGGTGATGTCGGGCTCGGTGACCTGGCCCACCCAGCTCGATCCCGAGTACCCGCCCGCGCTCGAGGAGATCGTCAAGCGCGCGATGCACTTCGACCGGGCCCAGCGCTACGCCACCGCCCGCGATCTGGCCGAGGCGCTCGAGGCCTACGCCCACGCCCACGGCCACACGCTGGCGCCGTCGCGGCTGGCCGAGTTCTTCACCGAGACCATGGGCGCGCGGCCCGAGCCGTGGCGCGATCGGCCCGAGTCCAGCGACGGCCGGGCGTCGACCGCGACGCCGTCTCCCTCCGCCAGCACCTCGATCCTGACCAGGTCCTCGGACGTGCCGACGTCCACGCCGCCGGGGTTCGTGCGCGCGCCGCTGGCGCCGGCGCCCACCACCGACGCGACGCCGATGGCGACGCCGGCGCCGCCGACGCGCGCCGCCCGCACCCCGTGGATCGTCGCCTCGGTCACCGTGCTCGTGGCCGGGGCCGCCGTCGCCTACGCCCTGAGCCGCCGCGGCGACGACGCGGGCGCGGCCCCGGTGACGATGGTGACCGAGCGCGGCACCGCCAGCGTCGAGCTCCTCGACGGCGGCCCCGCGGTCGCGCCGCCGGTCGTCGAGGTCGACGCCGGGCCAGCGGCGCCCGCGCCCGACGCGGCGGTCCGGGCCCGGCCGCCCAGCCGCCCGCCCCCGGCCGCTGGCGATCCGCTGTCGGCGGCGTTCGAGCGCCGCCAGGGCGAGGTGTCCGCGTGCGTCCAGCGGCACGCGACCCCCGACACCGCGCCGGCGCAGATCGTGCTCCGGTTCGAGATCGACGCGCGCGGCACGCCGACCAAGGTCGACGTGATGCCGGCGGCCGTGGCGGCCACCCCGCTCGGCGCGTGCGTCGCCAGCGTCGGGCGCGCCACGAAGTTCCCGGCCCAGGCGGCGCCGACCGCGTTTCGCATCGCGGTCGCCGTCAAGCAACATCCGTAG
- a CDS encoding DUF1993 domain-containing protein, with protein sequence MYHHMFGQQRKQLAQLGSWLDRATAHAEAKKFDPDLFLGFRLAPDQFPFARQVQVACDTAKLGASRLTGKPAPTHADDERTIADLRARIDGVVAYLGTFTPADFADTADRVITQPRWEGKVMSGADYFVEHVVPNFNFHLTTAYAILRHNGVAVGKRDYLGALSQRQP encoded by the coding sequence ATGTACCATCACATGTTCGGCCAGCAGCGGAAGCAGCTGGCGCAGCTCGGCTCGTGGCTCGATCGCGCGACCGCCCACGCCGAGGCCAAGAAGTTCGACCCCGACCTGTTCCTCGGCTTCCGGCTGGCGCCCGATCAGTTCCCGTTCGCGCGCCAGGTCCAGGTCGCGTGCGACACCGCCAAGCTCGGGGCCTCGCGCCTGACCGGCAAGCCGGCGCCGACCCACGCCGACGACGAGCGCACGATCGCCGACCTGCGCGCCCGGATCGACGGGGTGGTCGCGTACCTCGGGACGTTCACGCCGGCGGACTTCGCCGACACCGCCGACCGCGTCATCACCCAGCCTCGCTGGGAGGGCAAGGTCATGTCGGGCGCCGACTACTTCGTCGAGCACGTCGTGCCGAACTTCAACTTTCACCTGACCACCGCCTACGCGATCCTGCGCCACAACGGCGTGGCGGTCGGCAAGCGCGACTACCTGGGCGCGCTGAGCCAGCGGCAGCCGTGA
- a CDS encoding phosphatidylserine decarboxylase family protein: protein MTEPDAIGPRIGDAVPFTGIQPGGGVCIDLEARWRRLRRAMLTRLRPGYVRRAAAARVGACPACVHQPIDPRDLKLVRPQCGQRWPDDEAFWRPRLGLARAGLAEVVVTVAACAALAAAVVIAARSTGAWPVWLGLAPVAAALAFGLHFFRDPERAVPAAPDALLAPSDGVVTQVHTVDDPDFPGGRAVRVSVYLSPYDVHLNRAPRAARVIAIRYFPGRFRNARHRDCARVNEQLWVDLEEPGGRIVRVKQISGALARRLVCWLAVGEDVRPGVRYGMIKYGSRADVLVTPGPEVEVAVTVGQRVVAGQTVMMRFGGGA, encoded by the coding sequence GTGACCGAGCCGGACGCGATCGGGCCACGGATCGGCGACGCGGTGCCGTTCACGGGCATCCAGCCGGGCGGCGGCGTGTGCATCGACCTCGAGGCGCGGTGGCGGCGGCTGCGCCGGGCGATGTTGACGCGGCTGCGCCCGGGCTACGTGCGGCGCGCGGCCGCGGCCCGCGTCGGCGCGTGCCCGGCCTGCGTCCACCAGCCGATCGATCCGCGCGACCTCAAGCTGGTGCGGCCGCAGTGCGGTCAGCGCTGGCCCGACGACGAGGCGTTCTGGCGACCGCGCCTGGGCCTGGCCCGGGCCGGCCTGGCCGAGGTGGTCGTGACCGTCGCCGCGTGCGCCGCGCTGGCCGCGGCCGTGGTGATCGCGGCGCGGTCGACGGGCGCGTGGCCGGTGTGGCTGGGGCTGGCGCCGGTCGCCGCGGCGCTGGCGTTCGGGCTGCACTTCTTCCGCGATCCCGAGCGGGCGGTGCCGGCGGCGCCCGACGCGCTGCTCGCGCCCAGCGACGGGGTCGTGACCCAGGTCCACACCGTCGACGATCCCGACTTCCCCGGCGGGCGCGCGGTGCGCGTGAGCGTGTACCTGTCGCCCTACGACGTGCACCTCAACCGGGCGCCGCGGGCGGCGCGGGTGATCGCGATCCGCTACTTCCCGGGCCGGTTCCGCAACGCGCGGCACCGCGACTGCGCGCGCGTCAACGAGCAGCTCTGGGTCGATCTCGAGGAGCCCGGCGGCCGGATCGTGCGGGTCAAGCAGATCTCGGGCGCGCTGGCGCGGCGCCTGGTGTGCTGGCTGGCGGTCGGCGAGGACGTGCGCCCGGGCGTGCGCTACGGGATGATCAAGTACGGCTCGCGCGCCGACGTGCTGGTGACGCCCGGCCCCGAGGTCGAGGTCGCGGTGACCGTGGGCCAGCGCGTGGTCGCCGGCCAGACCGTGATGATGCGGTTCGGGGGCGGCGCGTGA